The following coding sequences are from one Manis pentadactyla isolate mManPen7 chromosome 13, mManPen7.hap1, whole genome shotgun sequence window:
- the IL5 gene encoding interleukin-5 isoform X2, giving the protein MEGGESPMNRLVAETLTLLSTHRTLLIGDGNLMIPTPEHQNHQLCIDEVFRGIDTLKNQTAQGDAVEKLFQNLSLIKEYIELQKNKCGGERWRVKQFLDYLQVFLGVINTEWITES; this is encoded by the exons ATGGAGGGGG GAGAAAGTCCCATGAATAGACTTGTGGCAGAAACCTTGACATTGCTCTCTACTCATCGAACTCTGCTTATAGGCGAcggg aaTCTGATGATTCCTACTCCTGAACATCAAAAT CACCAACTGTGCATTGATGAAGTGTTTCGGGGAATAGACACATTGAAGAATCAAACTGCACAAGGAGATGCTGTGGAAAAATTATTCCAAAACTTGTCTTTAATAAAAGAATACATTGAGCTCCAAAAA AACAAGTGTGGAGGAGAAAGATGGAGAGTAAAACAATTCCTAGACTACCTGCAAGTGTTCCTTGGGGTAATAAATACTGAGTGGATAACAGAAAGTTGA
- the IL5 gene encoding interleukin-5 isoform X1: MRMLLHLCFLTFAAASICAIAGESPMNRLVAETLTLLSTHRTLLIGDGNLMIPTPEHQNHQLCIDEVFRGIDTLKNQTAQGDAVEKLFQNLSLIKEYIELQKNKCGGERWRVKQFLDYLQVFLGVINTEWITES, translated from the exons ATGAGAATGCTTCTGCATTTGTGTTTTCTAACTTTTGCAGCGGCCTCTATTTGTGCTATTGCAGGAGAAAGTCCCATGAATAGACTTGTGGCAGAAACCTTGACATTGCTCTCTACTCATCGAACTCTGCTTATAGGCGAcggg aaTCTGATGATTCCTACTCCTGAACATCAAAAT CACCAACTGTGCATTGATGAAGTGTTTCGGGGAATAGACACATTGAAGAATCAAACTGCACAAGGAGATGCTGTGGAAAAATTATTCCAAAACTTGTCTTTAATAAAAGAATACATTGAGCTCCAAAAA AACAAGTGTGGAGGAGAAAGATGGAGAGTAAAACAATTCCTAGACTACCTGCAAGTGTTCCTTGGGGTAATAAATACTGAGTGGATAACAGAAAGTTGA